The following coding sequences lie in one Sorghum bicolor cultivar BTx623 chromosome 6, Sorghum_bicolor_NCBIv3, whole genome shotgun sequence genomic window:
- the LOC8069461 gene encoding transcription factor MYBS1 — translation CIPWTEEEHKLFLMGLKKYGRGDWRNISRNFVTSWTPTQVPSHAQKYFIRLNSSGKDKRRSSIHDITTVNLPDADTAGGGGNPSASPPSVSVLTSTSTTPSSTTTGCGPVISEQFGVLVDSKPPPPHHHHHFLPHSSYGNVKLEPVVNSHHGAGEGGKRSRAGSSERAQSRQRGGVRDPSTPVVSSQRRMGRVYPPRCEGRGGFVE, via the exons TGCATCCCCTGGACGGAGGAGGAGCACAA GCTGTTCTTGATGGGTCTGAAGAAGTACGGGCGCGGGGACTGGCGGAACATCTCGCGCAACTTCGTGACGAGCTGGACGCCGACGCAGGTGCCTAGCCATGCGCAGAAGTACTTCATCCGCCTCAACTCCAGCGGCAAGGACAAGCGCCGCTCCAGCATCCATGACATCACCACCGTCAACCTCCCAGACGCCGACaccgcaggcggcggcggcaacccCTCGGCCTCGCCGCCCTCTGTGTCTGTGctcacctccacctccaccacacCCTCGTCCACCACCACCGGCTGCGGTCCGGTCATCTCCGAGCAGTTTGGCGTCCTCGTCGACAGCAAGCCCCCGCCgccgcaccaccaccaccacttctTGCCACACTCCTCCTACGGCAACGTGAAGCTCGAGCCCGTCGTCAATTCCCATCACGGCGCGGGAGAGGGAGGGAAGCGAAGCCGGGCGGGATCGAGCGAGCGAGCGCAAAGCAGGCAGCGCGGCGGCGTACGGGATCCCTCGACACCGGTGGTTTCTTCCCAACGGAGAATGGGTCGTGTCTATCCGCCTCGTTGCGAGGGTAGAGGTGGTTTCGTGGAGTAG